Within the Metasolibacillus fluoroglycofenilyticus genome, the region ATGTACTCGATGTTGTAAAAGTAGCTGGCTATGATTTAATCGTTGTTGAAACAAGTGGTATCGGTCAGGGTGACGCTGAAATTACGAAGCATACAGATTTGTCCATGTATGTGATGACGAGCGAATTCGGTGCACCGACACAACTTGAAAAAATTGATATGATTGATTTTGCTGATATTATTGCAATTAATAAATTTGAGCGTAAAGGCTCCGAGGATGCGCTGCGTCAAGTGCAAAAGCAGTATCAACGCTCACGTGAACTATGGACTGCTAATTTAGATGATATGCCTGTTTATGGAACGATTGCTAGTCAATTTAACGATAAAGGAACAAACTCTCTATTTGCAGCACTTGTAAAAATAATTAATGAAAAGTTTGAACTAGATTGGGAAACAGCTTATGAGCAATCTATAAAAACACAAAAGCAAGATGTGATTATTCCAAATGAGCGACGCTATTATTTACGTGAAATTACAGATGCAGTGCGTGGTTATCATAAAAAAGCCGAACAGCAAGTGGAATTTGCTCGCAAATTATATCAGCTGGAGGGAACAAGGCAGCAGCTTGCTGCATCAGAGGAAGCATTAATTGCATCAATTGATACATTAATAGAAGCGGTCAAAAATGAATTATCCGCTGAATCTAAGCGAATTTTAGCGAACTGGGCAGCTTTAAAAGAGGCGTATGCTGGTGAAGAGCTTGTAACGAAAGTGCGTGACAAGGAAATTCGTACAGTTTTGCGAACGACATCTTTATCAGGTACAAAAATTCCGAAAGTTGCCTTGCCGAAATTTGTAGACTACGGTGAAATTTTACGTTGGGTCTATGCGGAAAATGTACCGGGCGAATTCCCATATACAGCAGGAGTATTCCCGTTTAAACGTGAAGGAGAAGACCCGAAGCGTCAATTTGCTGGAGAGGGGACGCCAGAGCGCACAAATAAACGCTTCCACTATTTATCAAAGGACGATGATGCTAAGCGTTTATCAACGGCATTTGACTCGGTAACGTTATACGGCGAGGACCCACATATAAGACCTGATATTTACGGTAAAGTTGGGGAATCAGGCGTCAGCATTTGTACTTTAGATGATATGAAAAAGCTGTATGCAGGCTTTGACTTATGTGCACCTTCCACATCTGTATCAATGACAATTAATGGACCAGCGCCAATTATTTTAGCGATGTTTATGAATACAGCAATTGACCAGCAGGTAAAAAAGCATGAGGAGGAGCTAGGGCGTGTCCTCACAGTGGAAGAATTTGCTGAAGTGCGTGCAAAAACGCTTCAGGTCGTGCGTGGCACAGTGCAAGCTGATATTTTAAAGGAAGACCAAGGTCAAAATACATGTATTTTCTCTACGGAATTTGCGCTGCGCATGATGGGCGATATTCAGCAATATTTTATTGACCATAAAGTGCGCAATTACTACTCGGTATCAATTTCGGGCTATCATATTGCGGAGGCAGGGGCAAATCCAATTTCACAGCTTGCCTTTACATTAGCAAATGGCTTTACTTATGTGGAATATTATTTAAGCCGAGGCATGCATATCGATGATTTTGCACCAAATTTGAGCTTCTTCTTCTCGAACGGTTTAGACCCTGAATATACGGTAATTGGTCGTGTTGCACGCCGTATTTGGGCAATTGTAATGCGCGATAAATATGGCGCTAACGAGCGTTCGCAAAAGCTGAAATACCATATTCAAACATCAGGTCGTAGCTTACATGCACAGGAAATTGATTTCAATGATATTCGTACAACATTGCAGGCATTAATGGCACTGCAGGACAATTGTAATTCATTGCACACGAATGCCTATGACGAAGCGATTACAACACCGACTGAGGAATCTGTGCGACGCGCGATGGCCATTCAAATGATTATTACGAAAGAACACGGCTTATCGAAAAACGAAAATCCTCTACAAGGAGCCTTTATCGTGGAGGAGTTAACGGATTTAGTAGAGCAGGCTGTTCTAGAGGAATTTGACCGTATGAATGACCGTGGCGGTGTACTTGGGGCAATGGAAACGCAATATCAGCGTGGAAAGATTCAAGAAGAGTCCATGTACTATGAGCATTTGAAGCATTCTGGAGAGTTACCGATTATCGGTGTTAATACGTATCTAAATCCAAATCCACCTTCAGCAGAGCAAATTGACAGCATGGAAATTGCACGTGCAACGCAGGAGGAAAAGGATTTACAAATCGCGAACTTAGAAGCATTTAAGGCACGTCATGCAAACGAAGCAGATGAAGCAATCAAACGCTTAAAGCACGCAGCTGTGACAGGTGGCAATATTTTTGCACAATTAATGGATACTGTGCAAGTTGCAAGCTTAGGCCAAATTACGAAAGCACTTTATGAAGTGGGTGGACAATACCGTCGTAATATGTAAATTGACTAGGGCTGTTTGGAAAGCAATTGCTTTCTGAGCGGCCCAATTTACACCTCCGATGTTAAAATTGAAAAAATTTCGAAAATGCAAATATAATAATATATTGAAGTGCTATAATTGCAGTATACTGAAGTAAGATGAATGAGACCAAAAAGGGCGGGTGGCAAAATGAAAAGCTTTCTAACATTTATGGTTATTATAACGGGCTTATTTGCCACCTTTGTATTGTATAATAGACAAATGGCCTCGATTCCTTTACTGCTTTTATCAGCATTTTTCTTTTACATAGGTGCGAAAGAGGTTGCAAAAATAAAAAATAGAAAATGAAGCTAGCATAGTTACGCTATGTTTGTATATAATGGATAACATGATTTGAAAAATTGGACTAAAATAGTTTCTAAAGGCATAATTAACTTTCAGGATCATGCCAAAACTAAATAAACGTAAAAAGAAAGGACGTGCACGATTTTGAACCTTCGTGAAATGACAAAAGAACAATTAGCTGAAGAATCACTAATCGACTTAGCATACGCAATTTTAGAAGAAAGAAAATCACCACTATTATTCGCCGATTTATTAAAAGAAATTCAAGTGTATAATGGTCTATCAGATGCTGAAATGAAAACACGCTTAATACAATTTTATACAGATATGAACATAGATGGTCGCTTCTTATTAAACCATGAAAATGGCTGGGGCTTACGCATTTGGTATAAGATTGAAACAATTGAAGAGGAAACTGCTCCAACAGTTAAAGTACGTAAGAAGAAGTCGAAGCAAGTAGAAGATGAGGATGAAGAAATTGAAGACCTCGATGAGGAAGATATCGGCTTTGAAGAAGACTTCGACGAGTTCGTAGAAGAAGAGGAAGAAATTGAAGAAGAGCTAATCGATTTTGATGATGAAGAAATCGAAGATATCGACGCTGAAATCGACGAGGACTTAATTGAGGAAGAAGATGAATTCCTTATCGATGAGGAAGAAGAATTAGAGGAAGATGAAGAGAACGAAGAGTAATTCTTCTTTTGACATGGCTCGTAATGGAAAGATTCCTAATCGTTAATACGAGATAAATTAAAATGTCATAAGCAAAAGTTCTTGACTTCTTTTCCGCTTCCATATAATCTTTTAATTGGGCTCCTTAAAAAAGGAGATTGACCGGATAAGTAACACGCTCCCCCTGCAAAATAAATGCAGGAGGAGCGTTTTTTGTTGTTGCTAACATACCCACAAAACTTGATTACCTATGATTAACTTCATTCAATGTACTGAAAGGTAGAAACCTCCCATTTCTACAAATGGTGAGATGAAGTTAAAACCTTCAGTAGATATGAAGGGGGGTAATTCAAGTTTTTCATAATTAGAAGGAGGAATACAAAATGACAAAGTATATTTTCGTAACAGGCGGCGTTGTATCTTCATTAGGAAAAGGAATCGTAGCGGCATCATTAGGTCGCATATTAAAAAATCGTGGATTGGAAGTAACGATTCAAAAATTCGACCCATACTTAAATATCGACCCAGGCACGATGAGCCCATACCAGCACGGAGAAGTTTTCGTAACAGACGATGGTGCTGAGGCTGACTTAGACTTAGGGCATTATGAGCGCTTTATCGATATCAACCTTGGCAAACACTCAACGGTTACGTCAGGTAAAGTATATCAATCTGTTTTAAATAAAGAACGACGTGGCGATTATAACGGTGGCACTGTTCAGGTAATTCCTCATGTAACAAATGAAATTAAAGAACGCATTCAACGTGCGGGTCGCGAAACTTCGGCAGACGTTGTGATTACAGAAATTGGCGGTACTGTAGGAGACTTTGAATCGCTTTCATTTCTAGAGGCAATACGCCAAATGCGTACAAACTTAGGACATAATAATGTTATGTACGTTCACTGTACATTGATGCCGTACATTAAAGCGGCGGGCGAAATGAAAACAAAGCCAACTCAACACTCTGTGAAAGAATTGCGCTCATTAGGTATTCAGCCAAACATTATCGTCTTGCGTACAGAGCAGCCTGTACCGCAAGAAATGAAGGAAAAAATTGCACTATTTTGTGACGTTCGACCATCAGATATTATTGAATCACGTGATGCAGAGCATTTATACGAAGTACCACTAAATTTATTGGCACAAGGCTTTGACCAAATTGTATTAGACCATTTTGGTATTGAAGCGCCAAAAGCAGATATGGAAGATTGGAAAGAGCTTGTTCATAAAGTGAAAAATTTAGGGAATAAAACTCGCATTGCTTTAGTAGGAAAATACGTAGAGCTTCAAGATGCCTATATTTCTGTAGTTGAAGCATTAAAGCATGCCGGCTATGTATATGACTCGGATATTGAAATTGATTGGATTAATGCCGAGGAAGTAACGGCTGCGAATGTAGAGCAAATATTAAATAAAGCGGATGGTATTTTAGTACCGGGTGGCTTTGGTGATCGTGGTATTGAAGGGAAAATCGAAGCAATTCGCTATGCGCGTGAAAATGATGTTCCATTTTTAGGTATTTGCTTAGGGATGCAGCTTGCGACAATTGAATTCGCACGCAATAAAATGGGCTTAGAAGGTGCGAATTCTACAGAATTAGATAAAGAAACAAAATATCCGATTATCGATTTCCTAGCAGACCAATCCGAGGATACAGATTTAGGCGGTACTTTACGTTTAGGCTTATATCCATGTAAGCTAAGGGAGGGTTCAGTAGCGCGCCATGCCTACAATGATGAAGAATTAGTTTATGAGCGCCATCGTCACCGTTATGAATTCAACAATGAATTCCGTGAGGCGATGGAGGCGGAAGGTATTGTCTTTTCAGGTGTTTCACCAGATAATAAGCTAGTGGAAATTATCGAGCTTCCAGACAAAAAGTTCTTTGTAGCTGCACAATTCCACCCAGAGCTCATTTCACGTCCGCAACGTCCACAACCGCTATTCCGTGAGTTTGTTGGTGCGGCATTTAACAATAAATAAGTAAGAAAAGGCTGTTAGGAGAGTAGGTATACACCAATACTTCCTAACAGCCTCTTCTATTTTTCGAATTAACCAAAAGGCGACTGAATTTCATCGTCTGCCTCATCATCCACTGCAAGCATTTCGTCATAAGACAGCTTAATTGCCTCATAGACGAAAAGCGCGACTAGTAAATGTGGCATTACAATACGTGCCCCAAGCTTTGTTGGATGAGGCAAAATGGCTCCACGTAAATTTAGGGAGACGTAAGTATAAGCGAGCTCGCTTAACTTATTATTATCATCTGCACGTTCACTAGCAATTGCTGCAAAAGGAATAAACGCATCATATAGCTGCTCTGCTAATGCAAGAGCTTGCGCATCGTTAGCATGTCGAGTAAAAATACATACTCGGTCGGCTTCAGTAATAACTGCATCGTCTGTCCATAAAGCCATTTTTGTCATTGGTTCGGCTGAAAGTTGCGCATTTTGTGCTACCCCCTGCATTTCACCAAAACAGGCAAAATAGACAGTTCCTTGCCCGATAGCAGCTTGTGCTAATAGGCGAGCTGTTTCCTCGATGGCATCCTCTTCGTTTTGTTGAATTTTTTGCAATACACCTGTTAGTTGTGTTGTTAAAATTTTCGACATAAATACACCTCTCCATCATTATAATTTTCACTAAAATAAAATGCAAAAATGCAAATTATATTGCTGATTATGAATCTCACTACAAAAAAAGGAAATTAATCTCATGGAACTATTGATTTATTTCGATATATGTAATAAATTACTAACATAAGGTAATTGTTCAAATTTTAGATATTTAACTTCTTTCAATGGATGTCACAGATTTTGAAGGGAGGCAAGCCCGATGCATGTCAGTTAATCGTTGGCACGTGTCGTAATAATTTTAGGGAATAATTTACTAACAAGCTCGGAAAAATCTGGATTAGAATTAACCAAAGTGTGATTGATGAATAAAGGGGGATGCTATTGTGGCAAAAATACTTATTGTAGACGATCAACAAGGGATTCGACTATTGTTAAACGAAGTTTTCAAAAAAGAGGGATATGAAACGTATTTAGCGTCAAATGGAATTGAAGCATTAAATATATTTAAAAATGAAGAAATTGATTGCGTCTTGCTTGATATGAAAATTCCCGGCATGAATGGAATTGAAATATTACGTGAATTACGTGCGCAAAGCGATGTAATAAATGTTGTTATGATGACAGCCTACGGTGAACAACAACTAATTGATGAGGCATTTCAACTAGGAGCAACAAAGTATTTTACCAAACCATTTAATATTTTTGAAGTGCGCGATGCAGTCAATGAAATACTAAATAACCGTAAAAATGAAGGTGTTTGAAATAACTTTTCAGACCCCTTCATTTTTGTTATGATAAGGATATGCGTTTATCTAGATTCAGCGAAGGCTCATTTGGAGTCAAAATAAACAATAACTGATCAACTATCCGAGGAGGATTTAATCATGGCATTAGTTTCGATGAAAGAAATGTTAATTAAAGCAAAAGCAGAAGGTTACGCAGTAGGACAGTTCAATATTAATAACTTAGAATTCACACAAGCCATTTTACAAGCTGCACAAGAAGAAAATTCACCAGTTATTTTAGGTGTATCGGAAGGTGCCGGGAAATATATGGGTGGCTTTATTGCGGTTGTTCATATGGTAAAAGGTTTAATCGAATCCTATAAGATTACAGTACCTGTGGCAATTCATTTAGACCACGGCTCGAGCTTTGAAAAATGTAAAGAGGCAATCGATGCAGGCTTTACTTCTGTTATGATTGATGCTTCTCACCATCCATTCGATGAAAATGTGAGTACAACTAAGGCTGTTGTGGAGTATGCGCATGCAAAAGGCGTATCTGTTGAAGCGGAGCTTGGCACAGTTGGTGGGGAAGAAGATGGCGTCATCGGTGGTATTATTTATGCAGATCCAGCCGAATGTAAGCGACTAGTAGAAGCAACGAATATTGATTGCTTAGCACCAGCATTAGGCTCTGTGCATGGACCATACAAAGGAGAGCCAAATTTAGGTTTTACTGAAATGGAGGAAATCTCTAAATTAGCAGACCTTCCATTAGTATTACACGGTGGAACAGGTATCCCAACAAAGGATATTCAACGTTCTATTTCATTAGGTACAGCGAAAATTAACGTCAATACAGAAAATCAAATTGCGGCAACAAAAGCAATTCGTGAAGTGCTAGCAAATGATACAAAGGTATATGACCCACGTAAATATTTAACACCTGCACGTGAAGCAATTAAAACAACAGTAGTTGGGAAAATGCGTGAATTCGGCAGCTCTCAAAAAGCATAAAATGCAATTGCAATCAGTGGGTGGGTCCTCATCCTCCACTGATTGTTAGTTTTCATCAATCATTCAGGTTATTTATCGTCCATTTGAACTGTTTTTCAGCAAATATAGGACCACTTGCCTGTATATGCGAGATAAATCATCCAAAAAATTTGGAAACAATGAATTATTCGCAGGAGAAGTGTCAGATTATTAAGCTTGACCTTCTCTTCATTTTTTGTTTGAAGTGAAATTGTTATTTAGGAGGATATTATAAAATGAAATTTTTTATTGATACAGCAAACTTTGAAGAAATCAAAGAAGCCTACTCATGGGGGATTTTATCTGGTGTTACGACAAACCCATCGCTAGTAGCAAAGGAGCCAGGTGTTAACTTCCATGATCGCCTAAAGGAAATCGCAGAGCTTGTTGACGGCTCAGTTTCTGGTGAGGTTATTTCTTTAGATGCTGAAGGAATGATTAGAGAAGGCGAGGAGCTAGCTGCAATTCATCCAAATATTACAGTGAAGCTACCGATGACGCCAGAAGGTTTAAAGGCATGTAAACATTTCTCTGAAAAAGGTATTAAAACAAACGTAACGCTTATTTTCAGCGCCAATCAAGCTTTAATGGCTGCCCGCGCAGGTGCAACTTACGTCTCTCCATTTCTAGGTCGTTTAGATGATATCGGACATAATGGTGTAGAGTTAATTTCTACAATTGCAGATATTTTCACGATACACGATATTAAAACAGAAATCATTGCTGCATCAATCCGTCACCCACAGCATATTACAGACGCAGCTCTAGCTGGTGCTCATATCTCAACAACACCATTTAAAGTATTACAGCAATTATTCAACCATCCATTAACAGATAAAGGAATTGAAGGGTTTTTAGCGGACTGGTCAAAGCGCCAAGGACAATAAAAAACACTTTCACTTTGAGGGAGATTCGTTATGGATGTTTATAAAATCACAGGACAACGACGTTTAAAAGGTACAGTGAAAGTTAGTGGAGCCAAAAATAGTGCAGTTGCTTTAATTCCGGCATCAATCCTAGCGAGTTCCTCCGTCACAATTGAAGGAATCCCTGCAATTTCAGACGCATGGACATTGAAAGCTTTACTAGAAGAAATTGGTGGGGAAGTGTCATTCGAGGACGGGCAAATGACAGTTGACCCAAGCAAGATGACAGCAATGCCACTGCCAAATGGCAATGTGAAAAAGCTACGTGCCTCATACTATATGATGGGCGCAATGCTAGGTCGCTTTAAAAAAGCAGTTATTGGCTTACCTGGAGGCTGTTTCTTAGGACCACGCCCAATTGACCAGCATATTAAAGGCTTTGAGGCATTAGGTGCAACAGTGTCAAATGAGCATGGTGCAATTTATTTACGTGCTGACGAATTGATAGGTGCGAAAATTTATTTAGACGTAGCAAGTGTAGGTGCAACTATTAATATTATGCTTGCCGCTGTTCGCGCAAAAGGACGCACAGTTATTGAGAATGCTGCGAAAGAACCAGAAATTATTGACGTTGCCACATTGTTAACAAATATGGGTGCGAAAATTAAAGGTGCAGGTACGAGCGTGATTCGCATTGATGGTGTAGAGGACTTACATGGTACAAATCATACGATTATTCCCGACCGTATTGAAGCCTCTACCTTTACGATTATGGCGGCAGCTATTGGTGATGGTGTCACAATTGATAACGTCATCCCATTGCATTTAGAGTCATTAGTAGCTAAATTAAGGGAAATGGGCGTTAAAGTAGAAATAGGAGAAGAAAGTATTTTTATACCAAAGCAAACAACTGATTTAACTGCTGTCGATATAAAAACACTTGTTTATCCTGGTATTGCCACAGATATTCAGCAGCCTTTATCTGTGCTACTAACACAAGCAAATGGCTCTTCAAAAGTAACGGATACAATCTATTCTGCAAGATTTAAGCATATTGACGAGCTGCGTAGAATGAATGCAAATGCACGAGTTGAGGGCAATACAGCAATTATTCAAGGGCCTACACAATTGCAAGGCTCAACTGTCACTGCCACAGATTTACGTGCGGGTGCAGCATTAGTATTAGCTGGATTAATTGCAGAAGGCGAAACAGAAATTCACGACATTTACCATATCGAGCGGGGTTACGGTGGATTGATTGAAAAACTTTGTGCACTTGGAGCGGAAATTCACCGTGAAACAATTGTACATACAAGCAAATAATTGACTGTTTACAATCGACGAAAAAGAAACCGTGAAGGTATGATAGCAGGAGGAAAAGGAAACATGGAACGCAGTTTATCAATGGAAGTAGTACGAGTAACAGAAGCAGCAGCGATTGCCTCTGCGAAATGGATGGGACGAGGCGAAAAAGTAGCTGCCGATGATGCAGCTACAACGGCGATGCGTACGATGTTCGATACAATTCCAATGCACGCGACAGTAGTAATTGGGGAAGGCGAAATGGACGAAGCGCCAATGCTTTATATTGGCGAAGAGCTTGGATTACGCAACGGTGGTCCAGAGGTTGACATCGCTGTAGACCCATTAGAGGGTACGAATATTATTGCTAAAGGAGCAAACGGCGCAATGACAGTGTTAGCAATTGCAGACCGCGGTAACTTGCTCAATGCACCAGATATGTATATGGATAAAATTGCTGTTGGCCCCGAGGCTGCGGGTAAAATTGATATTAATGCTTCTGTCACATATAATTTATTACAAGTTGCCAAAGCAAAAAATAAAAATGTCTCCGATGTTGTGGCTACATTACTGGATCGACCACGCCATCAAGCGATTGTCGATGAAATTCGTGAGGCAGGAGCGCGCATTAAGTTTATTCAAGATGGGGATGTAGGCGCAGCAATTAATACAGCATTCGATGAGACAGGTATCGATATTATGTTTGGTATCGGTGGCGCACCAGAAGGCGTCATCTCAGCAGTTGCGTTGAAATGCTTAGGTGGCGATTTCCAAGCGAAACTTGTACCTGAAAATGAAGAACAGTTAGAACGTTGTAATAAAATGGGCATTGATGTGAATAAAGTATTGTATATGGACGATTTGGTAAAAGGTGATGATGCTATTTTTGCAGCAACGGCTGTAACAGACTGTGAGCTTTTACGAGGCGTTCAATACAAAGGAGCATATGCCTTAACACATTCAGTTGTAATGCGTGCTAAATCGGGAACTGTACGATTTATTGAAGGTCGTCACAGCATTGAGAAAAAACCAACGTATTAAGCTTCTCTACGATAGGGCTGAGTTGAATCAGCCCTGCTCTTCTTAAGAACAATTCTCCGACAAGTAAAATTTTAAAAAGACTGGGGTCATCATATGACAGCTCTTACAATTGGGCAATTAGAAAATATGACATTAAAAGAGCTTTACGCTCTTGCACGAGATTATAAAATTTCATATTATAGCAAATTAACAAAAAAAGAATTAATTTTTGCGATTTTAAAAACACGTTCCGAGCAGGAAGGCTTCTTCTTTATGGAAGGGGTACTTGAAATTGTATCGCAGGAAGGCTTTGGATTTTTACGTCCAATCAACTACTCACCTTCTAAAGAAGACATATATATTTCTGCCTCGCAAATTCGACGTTTTGATTTACGTAATGGTGATAAAGTTTCAGGGAAGGTACGTCCACCAAAAGAAAATGAGCGCTATTATGGCTTATTACAGGTAGATGCAGTAAATGGTGAAGACCCTGAAGTTGCAAAAGAGCGAGTGCATTTCCCTGCCTTAACACCACTTTATCCAGACCGTCAAATTAAACTAGAAACAACATCTAAAAAATTATCTACACGTATCATGGATTTAATTGCACCGGTAGGATTTGGCCAGCGCGGTTTAATTGTCGCGCCACCGAAAGCAGGGAAGACATCTTTATTAAAGGAAATTGCAAATGCGATTACGACAAATTACCCTGAGGCAGAGTTAATCGTATTATTAATCGATGAGCGACCTGAAGAGGTAACAGATATTGAGCGTTCCGTAAAAGCGGACGTTGTTTCCTCGACATTCGATGAAGTACCTGAAAATCATGTCAAGGTAGCAGAAATCGTACTAGAGCGTGCGCGTCGTTTAGTAGAGCATAAACGTGATGTAATTATTTTAATGGACTCTATTACTCGTCTAGCGCGCGCTTATAACTTAGTTATTCCACCAAGTGGACGTACATTATCAGGCGGTATTGATCCTGCCGCATTCCATCGCCCAAAACGCTTCTTCGGCTCAGCCCGTAATATTGAAGAGGGTGGAAGTTTAACAATTTTAGCAACAGCTTTAGTTGATACAGGAAGCCGTATGGATGAAGTTATTTATGAGGAGTTTAAAGGTACAGGGAACTTAGAGCTGCATTTAGACCGAGCTTTAGCAGAGCGTCGAATTTTCCCTGCTTTAGATATTCGTCGCTCGGGTACGCGAAAAGAGGAATTGCTTATTCCAAAAGAGCAGCTAGATAAACTATGGGCAATTCGCAAAACATTTAGTGATGCACCAGACTTTGCTGAAAAGTTTTTACGCAAGTTGCGCACAACGGAAACAAACGAAGAATTTTTCGACAAGCTCAATGAGGACATGAAAAAAGCAACGAATGGTAAAGGGTTATTATAGGTGATAAACCTTTTGCAATAAGCTGATTTTCGCTGAATGGTGCAATTTCCCACATCTTCGTATGATAAGCACGCTAGTGTGCTTGAATTTTTGATAGAAGGGAACAGCGCATCGAATACTTGATAGATTATGAACAGCAGATAAAGCTCGTAGCCTTAAGCGCGAGAAAAATCTGCTGTTTTTCTTGTAGTTAGACGAAATTCAGTTACTTTGATAGGGGCTGTCCCAAAAAGCCGTGCATAGCCGGCTTTTGGGACAGTAGCGATGACCTTTTACAAAAGTGTTGACTCATATAAATACGGAAGGTCTCATTTGCAAGTGTGACGAACACTCGCTTTAGCAGTGTTTCTCTTCGTAAAAGAGAAGCGATGAAAACTTTTATTTCAATGCATCGTCAAAACAAAATGGACTTTCTCCTATTAACGCAGGCGTGTTGATTATGTAAATGCCTCCTATTGATTGGCGTGTTTTTAGGGAGAAATACTTTTTTAGGCAGACACTTGTTGATTGAAGTAGAGGATGGCGAGTGCTCCTAGTGGCTACTCGTTGCAAAGTAAACTTTCCAGCAGAAAGAGTGCGAGCTGTAAATCCATTTATTTCGGTATTTGCCGAAATAAATTAGTTGAAGCCGCACCTGCAACGGAAAACGATGATTTTTAGGTATTATCTGTAAAATAAAGGATAATC harbors:
- the fsa gene encoding fructose-6-phosphate aldolase, yielding MKFFIDTANFEEIKEAYSWGILSGVTTNPSLVAKEPGVNFHDRLKEIAELVDGSVSGEVISLDAEGMIREGEELAAIHPNITVKLPMTPEGLKACKHFSEKGIKTNVTLIFSANQALMAARAGATYVSPFLGRLDDIGHNGVELISTIADIFTIHDIKTEIIAASIRHPQHITDAALAGAHISTTPFKVLQQLFNHPLTDKGIEGFLADWSKRQGQ
- a CDS encoding DUF2529 family protein, producing the protein MSKILTTQLTGVLQKIQQNEEDAIEETARLLAQAAIGQGTVYFACFGEMQGVAQNAQLSAEPMTKMALWTDDAVITEADRVCIFTRHANDAQALALAEQLYDAFIPFAAIASERADDNNKLSELAYTYVSLNLRGAILPHPTKLGARIVMPHLLVALFVYEAIKLSYDEMLAVDDEADDEIQSPFG
- a CDS encoding CTP synthase; amino-acid sequence: MTKYIFVTGGVVSSLGKGIVAASLGRILKNRGLEVTIQKFDPYLNIDPGTMSPYQHGEVFVTDDGAEADLDLGHYERFIDINLGKHSTVTSGKVYQSVLNKERRGDYNGGTVQVIPHVTNEIKERIQRAGRETSADVVITEIGGTVGDFESLSFLEAIRQMRTNLGHNNVMYVHCTLMPYIKAAGEMKTKPTQHSVKELRSLGIQPNIIVLRTEQPVPQEMKEKIALFCDVRPSDIIESRDAEHLYEVPLNLLAQGFDQIVLDHFGIEAPKADMEDWKELVHKVKNLGNKTRIALVGKYVELQDAYISVVEALKHAGYVYDSDIEIDWINAEEVTAANVEQILNKADGILVPGGFGDRGIEGKIEAIRYARENDVPFLGICLGMQLATIEFARNKMGLEGANSTELDKETKYPIIDFLADQSEDTDLGGTLRLGLYPCKLREGSVARHAYNDEELVYERHRHRYEFNNEFREAMEAEGIVFSGVSPDNKLVEIIELPDKKFFVAAQFHPELISRPQRPQPLFREFVGAAFNNK
- the icmF gene encoding fused isobutyryl-CoA mutase/GTPase IcmF yields the protein MGKVEVYRAQHHVRFVTASSLFDGHDASINIMRRILQSSGVEVIHLGHNRSVEEVVNAAIQEDAQGIAISSYQGGHMEYFKYMYDLLREKGAPHIKIYGGGGGVILPREIKELHEYGIAGIFSPEDGRVLGLQGMINRQIEGTDFSTLQGDYLEKLHQLSTDTPEILANLITAAEIGGEGVQPLLQEARTKSKNTPVLGITGTGGAGKSSLTDELIRRFLQEFPDKKIAIISVDPTKQKTGGALLGDRIRMNAIFNNRVYMRSLATRDSHTELSASIGDVLDVVKVAGYDLIVVETSGIGQGDAEITKHTDLSMYVMTSEFGAPTQLEKIDMIDFADIIAINKFERKGSEDALRQVQKQYQRSRELWTANLDDMPVYGTIASQFNDKGTNSLFAALVKIINEKFELDWETAYEQSIKTQKQDVIIPNERRYYLREITDAVRGYHKKAEQQVEFARKLYQLEGTRQQLAASEEALIASIDTLIEAVKNELSAESKRILANWAALKEAYAGEELVTKVRDKEIRTVLRTTSLSGTKIPKVALPKFVDYGEILRWVYAENVPGEFPYTAGVFPFKREGEDPKRQFAGEGTPERTNKRFHYLSKDDDAKRLSTAFDSVTLYGEDPHIRPDIYGKVGESGVSICTLDDMKKLYAGFDLCAPSTSVSMTINGPAPIILAMFMNTAIDQQVKKHEEELGRVLTVEEFAEVRAKTLQVVRGTVQADILKEDQGQNTCIFSTEFALRMMGDIQQYFIDHKVRNYYSVSISGYHIAEAGANPISQLAFTLANGFTYVEYYLSRGMHIDDFAPNLSFFFSNGLDPEYTVIGRVARRIWAIVMRDKYGANERSQKLKYHIQTSGRSLHAQEIDFNDIRTTLQALMALQDNCNSLHTNAYDEAITTPTEESVRRAMAIQMIITKEHGLSKNENPLQGAFIVEELTDLVEQAVLEEFDRMNDRGGVLGAMETQYQRGKIQEESMYYEHLKHSGELPIIGVNTYLNPNPPSAEQIDSMEIARATQEEKDLQIANLEAFKARHANEADEAIKRLKHAAVTGGNIFAQLMDTVQVASLGQITKALYEVGGQYRRNM
- a CDS encoding class II fructose-bisphosphate aldolase, which encodes MALVSMKEMLIKAKAEGYAVGQFNINNLEFTQAILQAAQEENSPVILGVSEGAGKYMGGFIAVVHMVKGLIESYKITVPVAIHLDHGSSFEKCKEAIDAGFTSVMIDASHHPFDENVSTTKAVVEYAHAKGVSVEAELGTVGGEEDGVIGGIIYADPAECKRLVEATNIDCLAPALGSVHGPYKGEPNLGFTEMEEISKLADLPLVLHGGTGIPTKDIQRSISLGTAKINVNTENQIAATKAIREVLANDTKVYDPRKYLTPAREAIKTTVVGKMREFGSSQKA
- the rpoE gene encoding DNA-directed RNA polymerase subunit delta — encoded protein: MNLREMTKEQLAEESLIDLAYAILEERKSPLLFADLLKEIQVYNGLSDAEMKTRLIQFYTDMNIDGRFLLNHENGWGLRIWYKIETIEEETAPTVKVRKKKSKQVEDEDEEIEDLDEEDIGFEEDFDEFVEEEEEIEEELIDFDDEEIEDIDAEIDEDLIEEEDEFLIDEEEELEEDEENEE
- a CDS encoding response regulator; protein product: MVAKILIVDDQQGIRLLLNEVFKKEGYETYLASNGIEALNIFKNEEIDCVLLDMKIPGMNGIEILRELRAQSDVINVVMMTAYGEQQLIDEAFQLGATKYFTKPFNIFEVRDAVNEILNNRKNEGV